In Gadus chalcogrammus isolate NIFS_2021 chromosome 1, NIFS_Gcha_1.0, whole genome shotgun sequence, the sequence TGGGCGGCGCTGTGTTTACAAACGTAGTTTTTGTCTCTCGTTGATGACGTATTTTTGGTCAGCTGACATACAGCAAGGTCAGCTGACCAAAAAAGGAACTAGCAAATCATTGCGATCCTCGGTGGGTACATTTCCTAACGTGAGGTTTTTGTTATATTTCTGAAGGTTCATcaaatcaaatacacacaccgtAAATAAAAGTATCATGGGGCTCACAAAGACAGAGGAGACATCTCTCCTGCTCGACGAACAGCTTCTTCAATACATGGACCAGATGGAGTCACTGCAGGAGAAACGTTCAGCTCTCAATTCTCTCATAGAGCAGGTTGGATCTATCATTAAACAttattaattaaacatgaaAATGATTCCCCCAGATGCAACAGACTTCAGGACTCACTAAAACTAGAGCGATTCTTCTAAATTGAGACGTTCAACGGGATTACTGAAGTCGCATTGAATAAGGATTGCTCGTGTTTATCATAGATTTCTTAATAGTCCCAttgaattgtattatttctatgttttgaaatgttttggTTGTTTGACCTACGGTTTAACTCTATTGTATATTtgaatttctgtttttatttgtatgttgcATTCAGGGCGTAATGGAAAATAGAGCCTGCTCTCAATGGACTTCCCTGaattaaataaaggttaaataaaatatgtattaaGCCCAGGCCGGTTTGTCTGTTAACACTGTGGGTGTGAAAACCGGCTGAATTGCTAGTTTAATCGTTCCCTGTTGCGCTACAAATAGCCCATGATAAACCCCTATCGGATTCAAATCGTTGAAAGACAGGTCCTTTTTTTGCATACCTTTTACGTACTGATACGGTTAAATGTGGCTCTGACAAGTGTCATACCGACTATTACCATTCCATTCACACACGATTTCATTGACATGCAAATATATGTCCAGGTTATTATTCAACAGTAGTTTCCCATTATCCACAGGGATGGTTTTCATTGTCCAAGGCACGGTACTCCATGGGCAACAAGCAAGTGTCCTCTCTTCAGTATGCCAGTGAGATGGAGCCACAGATTTTCGTGCAAACCAGGTGAGTCTTCACGTCATGAAACAATTTTATTGCTATAATACTTTAATAATATGTTTACTTATGTGCACCTATGGAGGTTTTTTTGGGCTCTTTATTCATAtggaaatgcattttttttattggcaGTTCAACGTGCAACTTGGACATGCAATTTGAAAATGCATTATGGATTAACCAATTTAATATGCAGCCATAGTAGCCATGAAATCCTGAATTAGTTTGAATAATTCTGGTTTCAATTCTCAACAAAATTAAATTCATATTGCAATTCAATGTAACATCGAAGCAGCGCCCCGATATGCACATTAAATTGCTGAATATAATTTGAATTAAGAGGCAAAAAAGCTTCCATAATGCACCTTACTAAATAAGACTCTGTCCTTGTATGTGGAAATATACTTTGCAATAAAAATTATCCTGATGCTGATTTccaagtatgttttttttcttaaattgtattaattatcATAGATTAACTTTGTCATTTTGTCGGTTCAGGGCGGTGGAGAATGATGCACTTGAGTTCTGCACGGAAAGAATAACAATTCAAAGTCCTACTGAGCGCGTCCAGAACACCACGTCTGTGGAGGACATCGGGCCGAAAGAGGAGGGTGAGTCCGCCATGCACGTCACGACGTCCTTCCCATGGGCACCACCACGACCATCCCCTTGTGGAGGAATGGTTCAAACTGAGATGCGTTGTATTCCACAGGTGTGAGGAGAAGGATCAAGGCAAGTAAGGACATGGCTGAACCAGAGGAGCTTGTGGGAGCTTCCGCTGAGAATCCTTCGCCCACATCCACAAAGCCTCCCAGCGGGTCTCACAGAAACAACAGTGATCAGAATCCTCAAGCGGACCCGTTGAAATGGTTCGGGATTCTGGTGCCACAGACCCTGAAACAAGCACAGTCATCGTTCAGGCAAGGTAGGGTGTTGCAGCTCAGCAAAAGGCTTGTTCCGCTTACTATTTTGTTTCCTGTTCAACGTCAAAGTGTTTTGTTGTCAAATGTGCAGATGATCGCACTGTACAATTACATTCATAAGtgaaaacaaatgaacaaaatgAAGCAAGATAACTAGAGTACCAGGCTTGGGGTTTGTGCACATCTAAGGTGATGGTTCATTTACAATGTtttgttacatttacatttctctCCAGAAATCGTTGTGTGATTCTAAGCCCTACATGTTCTTTCATGATATACATTTTGTGGGGACTTTTTGAATTGGGGATAAATATCCATGGAAGGAAATAAACTATCTGACAAGCTCATGTACGTATTTAAACTCGTATTGGTATCAACATagctgttttttcttttgtgttctAGTTATAGAGCTGTCCGCGGAGATCGCTACTCTACAGGCTGCAGTTCTCAAGACCAGAGAGGAGTTTAAGCTTGCCCTGAAAATGAGCTGATGAAACCATTGAGAGTAAAGTCTGAGCAGTAATCTTTATACATATTGACAGATGATTAGGAAAGTCGACTGGAGTCACACAGGTGGAACCAAATGTTCTGGTGAATTTTATTAGGTTGTATACAGACCTTTGATGTCACTGGGACAAATGTTTGTTAGTGTTATTTAAAGATTAAGTCATGTCATGTCTGTGTTTTCAAATTGGATTGGTAGCTTTTTGTATAAAGGGATATTATGCttatatgtttgttttttgactGAAGTGAAACAATGTTTAATTTAAATCtttgaaataaaatgttctgTACAGATGGGCACTTTATATTGTGTTGACTTAATGATAACGTT encodes:
- the ccdc115 gene encoding coiled-coil domain-containing protein 115; protein product: MGLTKTEETSLLLDEQLLQYMDQMESLQEKRSALNSLIEQGWFSLSKARYSMGNKQVSSLQYASEMEPQIFVQTRAVENDALEFCTERITIQSPTERVQNTTSVEDIGPKEEGVRRRIKASKDMAEPEELVGASAENPSPTSTKPPSGSHRNNSDQNPQADPLKWFGILVPQTLKQAQSSFRQVIELSAEIATLQAAVLKTREEFKLALKMS